One window of Penaeus chinensis breed Huanghai No. 1 chromosome 1, ASM1920278v2, whole genome shotgun sequence genomic DNA carries:
- the LOC125039392 gene encoding uncharacterized protein LOC125039392: MGYPCSVAAKYQGNLHSFLLCDRWRVGGHPELFVPASLSLLGAWTCWVAATLWHHACPSAALGAPLLGPDVMSFDSLPPLTLWHSPVLPAVPLQAGLPAPKGTVFDGPDPGLNAAIITVPTESCPSGYRRDFNGVCRLKFGYGPNPFYSFTPENFKGDVQFYMGLQVGGPQPGRRRGRGRGRPRPAAIPPPIIAVDDDDD, translated from the exons ATGGGATATCCCTGCTCCGTCGCGGCTAAATACCAAGGTAACCTTCACAGCTTCCTGCTCTGCGACAGATGGCGCGTCGGTGGTCATCCCGAGCTCTTTGTACCAGCGTCACTGTCAT taCTTGGAGCGTGGACGTGTTGGGTGGCAGCGACCCTTTGGCATCACGCGTGCCCCTCGGCGGCCTTGGGTGCCCCTCTCCTAGGCCCTGACGTCATGAGCTTCGACTCACTCCCGCCCCTGACGCTGTGGCACTCGCCGGTCCTGCCCGCGGTGCCCCTGCAAGCGGGCCTTCCCGCTCCCAAGGGCACCGTCTTCGACGGCCCGGACCCGGGGCTCAACGCGGCTATTATCA CCGTCCCCACGGAATCCTGCCCGAGTGGGTATCGTCGAGACTTCAACGGAGTTTGTCGACTCAAGTTCGGGTACGGACCAAACCCGTTCTATTCCTTCACTCCAGAGAACTTCAAGGGGGATGTGCAGTTCTATATGGGTCTCCAG GTCGGTGGGCCGCAGCCGGGCAGGAGACGGGGTCGAGGGCGAGGGCGACCGCGTCCCGCCGCCATCCCGCCGCCCATCATCGCCGTGGATGACGACGACGACTAA